In bacterium BMS3Abin08, the genomic stretch AGCAACCTCCTTGTAGCAACACTCTTTATCCATATCCTCGTTGTCTTCTATCGTGGAACATACAAGAAGCCGCGTGAACTCAACTGGTTGACCGGGGGGTTACTGTTTTTTATAATCCTCCTGTTCTGCGTAACCGGGTATCTCCTGCCATGGAACCAACTCAGTTACTGGTCAACAACGATACTTACATCCATACCTACCGTGATGCCCCTTGTCGGCGGTAAGGTTACGGAGTTTATAAGAGGCGGCGAATATGTCACGGGGATAACCCTGAACAGATTCTTTGCCTTTCATGTTGCCTTTCTTCCTCTCTTCCTTATTACCGTTGTTATCATACACATCTTTGTTGTATGGCGCACCGGCCTGTCCTCGATCTCCGAGGGTGCCCAGGACCCTGCGCAGGAAGGAGCACATCTCTTTAAAAGGCCCGTTTATCCTGATGGATACCCCTTTTATCCCTCCCTCTTCATGAAGGCCGTCTTTATGATCCTGCTGTATATCGCCGTTGTCTTTTTTGCAATAACGTTCTTTCAAGGGCTCTTCCTGCCGGAGTACGCAAATATAAAGGCTGATCCATTCAGCACTCCACAGTTCATAAGGCCGCCGTGGTATTTCCTTGCTCCTTATACGCTGCTTAGGCTTATTCCCAATAAGTTCATCGGCATAAGCATACAGGTAGTCATTATCGTCCTTTTCCTGCTCTGGCCCTTCTTTGACGTCAACAAGGAAAAGAACATCTGGAAAAGGCCGTTCCTGTTGGTCCTGTTCGCTACAACATTGATTGTGTGGTTCCTGCTGACAATGCTGGGGAGGTTTTAATGAAGCGTCTTGTCTTTGTCTTTACACTCCTTCTTGTGCTCTCCGCCCTTGCAGTTGCAGAGGCGGGCTACAGGGATCTTTTCAGAAAGCAGTTTATCGATGAACCATGGGCCGGTGCACCGATCGTGAAGGAAGGTGTCTGTATCGAATGTCACACATCCAAGTTGATGAAACCGGACTACCTCAAGATTCCCCAGGAATGGAAGATGAGTATCCATTACAAGAACAATGTCTCCTGCCATGACTGCCACGGCGGAAACCCCAATGACTCAGCTATTTCCTGCAGCACACCACACAGCGGTTTTATAGGTACACCAAAATACGATGAGGTCCCTCAACTGTGCGGAAAATGCCATATAGGGATCCTGAAAAGTTATCTCATAAGCGGCCATGGAAAGGCCTTGAAAGCCAAGCGCAGAGGACCCAACTGTGTAACATGTCACGGTTCGCACAGTATCCAGAAGGCTAATATAGATATTATCAATTCCGTGAGATGCACCCAGTGTCATTCATACAACAGAGCAAGAATCATGAAACAGGCACTTTTCCTTACAGAGAAAAGGATGAGTGACCTTGACAAAGAAATAACCGCACTTAAAGCGCAAGGTGTTATTACGAATAACATCGACAAGCGCCTCTTCAGGACACAAGCCGAGTTCAGGACCATATTTCATACCGTCGACGTCTCACTTGTCAAGAAACGCACGGGTGAGTTCTCAAGAAAACTGGACGTCATCAGTAAAGCACTGGACAAGGTCTCCTCGCAACTGAGCTTCCGGAAAAACTTTTCGGCATTTTTATTCATGCTGTTTTTAGCCATGGGAATAGTGGTAGTCATACTAATACACAAGGGATCCGACTAACAACTTCCCCGGACAAAGAGACAGAACAGAGGGCAATTACAAATGAAATGGATTAAAGAACTGTTCTTTGCGACATTGATTTTATTTTTCATGACGGCTTCCCTGTCTTTTGCAGGTGATACGACAAAAGACGGCAGACCAAAGTTTTTCGTCACACCTCCTCCCCTTTCCAAAGGTATCTTCCCTTGCTCACAGTGCCATGCGTACATGAAGCCAAACCCAACGCGAAGGGAACTAACCTATCACACCAAGATCTCTAAAGGGTTCAACCATGCCAAGGAACAACGGTGGTGTCTCGACTGTCATAACCCCAACGACCGTGACAAGCTGAGGCTGGCCAGCGGAAAGCTCATCACCTTTGAAGAATCAGAGTACCTCTGTGGACAGTGCCACGGCACGATCTTCCGCGACTGGAAGGCCGGAGTTCACGGCAAAAGGACGGGGCAATGGAACGGCAAGAAGGTCTACCGGCTCTGCGTAACGTGTCACTACCCTCACTGGCCCAAATTCAGGCCGCTCAAACCGATGCCGCCGCCGGTCAAACCGTCCGATCTTAAATACAGAAACATTACATCCGACAGCGAAATTCCGAGGAACCCACTTGGTGATATACAATAAGGAGCTTGTTACATGAAAAAGAGGGACAGATCACTCAGCAGACGTACCTTCCTGAAGGGTACAGCGGCAGGATTTGCAACGCTTGCAATCCCTGTCGGCACCACCGATGCCTCTGTGTGGGAAACATTCTTCCAGAAGCACTTCCTGGAGTTGAATGAAAACCAAAAAAGCAATATCATAAAAAACCTCGAAAAGGAGTACTACAAGAAATACAACAAGAAATTCAATATAAAGACAACCAAGGCGCTGCCGGGGACACTCTTCGGATACGGGCTTGATTTATCAAGATGTATCGGCTGCAGGAGATGCGTTTATGCCTGCGTACGGGAGAACAACCAGTCAAGAGATCCGCAGGTCCAGTGGATCACCGTCCTTAGATTCAAAGAGGGCGAGAAGTGGGTCAGCGACCTCGAGGAGTCTGAAAAGTATTACTATCCTGAGGAGGTTCCTGAAAAGGGCTACTTCTATATGCCCGTTCAGTGCCAGCAGTGTGAAAGACCGCCCTGTGTAAAGGTATGTCCGACCCAGGCCACCTGGAAGGAGCCCGACGGCATCGTGGTTGTGGACTACAACTGGTGTATCGGCTGCAGGTATTGTATGGCAGCCTGTCCTTACGGCGCCCGGCGTTTCAACTGGGGTCAACCAAGGATTGCCAGGGAAGAAATAAACACCGAGACACACTACCTCGGTAACAGGCCCCGGACAAAAGGCATTGTTGAAAAATGCACCTTCTGCATACAGAGGACAAGGGGTAATCCCGGGAGGTATCCTGCATGTGTCGAGATATGCCCGGTTGGTGCAAGAAAGTTCGGCAACCTTCTTGATCCCGACAGCGAAATACGTTACATAATCGAAAATAAAAGGGTTTTCAGACTCAAGGAAGAGCTGAACACCAATCCGAAATTTTACTATTTCTTTGCAACTTAGAGAATAACAAAGGGAGACCGTATATGAGCATTCTATATCCTTTCATTAATTTTTTCAAGGTGGTAAAACTGATTCTCAAAGGAAACAAGTGGTATTATGCCTGGATCGCGTTTCTCTCCTTTTTTATACTTCTCGGGATTTACTCCTACATTAAACAATTGAACTATGGCATGATCCTTACCGCCATGCGTGATCAGGTCTCGTGGGGATTTTACATCTCGAACTTCACCTTCCTCGTCGGCGTGGCAGCGGCGGCTGTCTATCTCGTTATCCCTGCCTATGTATATAACTTTAAACCCATCAAGGAGATCGTCCTCTTTGGTGAACTGTTGGCAGCCACTGCAATCATAATGAGCATACTCTTTATCCTTGTCGACCTCGGCAGGCCTGAGCGGGTATGGCACTTACTGCCGGTGATTGGAAAGATGCACTTCCCCTCTTCTCTACTTGCCTGGGATGTGCTCGTATTGAACGGATACCTGGTCTTAAACCTCTTTATACCCTTCTACGGACTTTACATGATCGCACACAACAAGGAATACAACGTACAGATCATCAAGCCGTTGATTATCATTTCGATTCCCTGGGCGATCAGCATTCATACGGTTACTGCCTTCCTTTACAACGGACTATCCTCCCGTCCCTTCTGGAATGCAGCAGTGCTTGCACCAAGGTTCATCGCCTCCGCCCTGTGTTCCGGGCCGGCATTGATGCTGATAATCTTCCAGATAGTCCGCAAGATCTACCCGAAGATAGAGATAGACAACAGGGCAATCTTCAAGATTGCGGAAATGGTTGCATATGCAATGGGTGTCAACCTGTTCCTCTTTGCAGCGGAGTTCTTT encodes the following:
- a CDS encoding polysulfide reductase, NrfD, yielding MSILYPFINFFKVVKLILKGNKWYYAWIAFLSFFILLGIYSYIKQLNYGMILTAMRDQVSWGFYISNFTFLVGVAAAAVYLVIPAYVYNFKPIKEIVLFGELLAATAIIMSILFILVDLGRPERVWHLLPVIGKMHFPSSLLAWDVLVLNGYLVLNLFIPFYGLYMIAHNKEYNVQIIKPLIIISIPWAISIHTVTAFLYNGLSSRPFWNAAVLAPRFIASALCSGPALMLIIFQIVRKIYPKIEIDNRAIFKIAEMVAYAMGVNLFLFAAEFFKEFYSQSIHLAPMKYLYFGLNGHTNLVPWSWTALIFNVTAFILFLLPSTRKQFFSLNLACVLVIAGVYIEKGMGLVIPGFVPGTLGEIYEYTPVHLEKFITIGIWAVGALIYTMFLKFMIPIYTGEVRFLSKEKKAA
- the fbcH gene encoding cytochrome b/c1, with translation MLTKIYTWVEERTGLSEILRSQLVDFTVPKDSGYSNTLGFVLFTAFFIQLITGIFLLTYYIPHPDYAFKSVQFIMNQANFGWLFRLVHVVGSNLLVATLFIHILVVFYRGTYKKPRELNWLTGGLLFFIILLFCVTGYLLPWNQLSYWSTTILTSIPTVMPLVGGKVTEFIRGGEYVTGITLNRFFAFHVAFLPLFLITVVIIHIFVVWRTGLSSISEGAQDPAQEGAHLFKRPVYPDGYPFYPSLFMKAVFMILLYIAVVFFAITFFQGLFLPEYANIKADPFSTPQFIRPPWYFLAPYTLLRLIPNKFIGISIQVVIIVLFLLWPFFDVNKEKNIWKRPFLLVLFATTLIVWFLLTMLGRF
- a CDS encoding doubled CXXCH motif, producing MKWIKELFFATLILFFMTASLSFAGDTTKDGRPKFFVTPPPLSKGIFPCSQCHAYMKPNPTRRELTYHTKISKGFNHAKEQRWCLDCHNPNDRDKLRLASGKLITFEESEYLCGQCHGTIFRDWKAGVHGKRTGQWNGKKVYRLCVTCHYPHWPKFRPLKPMPPPVKPSDLKYRNITSDSEIPRNPLGDIQ
- the ttrB_4 gene encoding tetrathionate reductase subunit B precursor, giving the protein MKKRDRSLSRRTFLKGTAAGFATLAIPVGTTDASVWETFFQKHFLELNENQKSNIIKNLEKEYYKKYNKKFNIKTTKALPGTLFGYGLDLSRCIGCRRCVYACVRENNQSRDPQVQWITVLRFKEGEKWVSDLEESEKYYYPEEVPEKGYFYMPVQCQQCERPPCVKVCPTQATWKEPDGIVVVDYNWCIGCRYCMAACPYGARRFNWGQPRIAREEINTETHYLGNRPRTKGIVEKCTFCIQRTRGNPGRYPACVEICPVGARKFGNLLDPDSEIRYIIENKRVFRLKEELNTNPKFYYFFAT